Proteins encoded in a region of the Pocillopora verrucosa isolate sample1 chromosome 11, ASM3666991v2, whole genome shotgun sequence genome:
- the LOC131787185 gene encoding uncharacterized protein, with protein sequence MATGLKYTTEQLNYYRICYVVTDILTEGLRTIFKQEWDNRYKTTLGEWKDQPKNGMDFWNGESTRNRKRNAGLLKTMKNGDRAEWDCTMLFYAILYSDCIYSLNPSIRSNVDDLRKFRNEEFAHMRRGHLSNGDFQNVITKVKTAFHALGLPTLKINEVQNQTNFLTEELDEVLRKVDDLKQEVNKKEKELLEKDMEVQQKEEQRLALEEQLHSDVFPFCILPPKPSHDIAPRESEVGEVLQNLQTLKDSNDGLSILYLSGNPGSGKSQLARLAARRFYDEVEQMPSAASFVMTLNAENSEALLKSYVLFAQHCKCPGYEITNTYRSKDLNTDEKISYYKTLISTKIEHYASWLLVVDNVTSESRTSDYLPDADSELWARGQMLKTTQETASMPLSSSSIRNISLSAGMHPDDACFLLNLLAGTMDVKIIKETAKVLDYQPLALAGAATYVRQVRQNKATSKFGWTDYLKKLEMGKRSATENILAETNPSYSKSMTKAITLAVEKVMADDIIWHRTFLLLSMCASQPILQDIITEYIKAIEDDFEDEDMIRTRMSGCSLLLIEEESTGVYIRVHGVVLDVIKSATKGFAKDQSYKVVYGAVMSFSKFEELESIVVGTRIVPHLKTLSLKIEDMSLGKGIPEATERALCNFLDGLWSLDFMCLNHSEFRAALVYGKWLLKIQMKQLGPEHVDVARCYNNLGNLHSNLGDTDEAKDYYKRALEIQMKKLGPEHVHVASSYNNLGILHKALGDTDEAKDCYKRALEIRLKKLGPDHVDVASSYNNLGNLHSDLGDADEAKDCHKRALEIRLKQLGPEHVDVASSYNNLGTLHKALGDTDEAKDCYKRALEIRLKQLGPEHVDVASSYNNLGILHKALGDTDEAKDCYKRALEIQMKQLGPEHVHVAGSYNNLGTLHKALGDTDEAKDYYKRALEIRLKQLGPEHVDVAMSYYNLGNLHSDLGDTDEAKDCYMRALEIRLKKLGPDHVDVASSYNNLGILHKALGDTDEAKDCYKRALEIRLKKLGPEHVDVAGSYNNLGTLHKALGDTDEAKDYYKRALEIQMKQLGPEHVHVAMSYYNLGNLHSDLGDTDEAKDCYMRALEIRLKKLGPDHVDVASSYNNLGNLHSDLGDVDEAKDCYKRALEIRLKQLGPEHVDVASSYNNLGTLHSDLGDTDEAKDCYKRALEIRLKQLGPEHVDVASSYNNLGTLHKALGDTDEAKDCYKRALEIRLKQLGPENVDVASSYNNLGTLHKALGDTDEAKDCYKRALEIRLKQLGPEHVDVASSYNNLGNLHIDLGNTDEAKDCYKRALVIYTSKYGQEHSRTLEVGRKLSWLRQKRKRVDPCAVLEKKLVVVV encoded by the coding sequence ATGGCCACTGGGTTGAAGTACACCACAGAGCAACTGAATTACTACAGGATTTGTTACGTTGTCACTGACATACTAACTGAGGGTCTGCGAACcatcttcaaacaagaatgggaCAATCGATACAAGACAACActgggagaatggaaagatcAACCCAAAAATGGAATGGACTTCTGGAATGGCGAGTctactcgaaacagaaaaagaaacgctGGGCTGTTGAAAACCATGAAGAATGGCGATAGAGCTGAGTGGGATTGTACCATGCTGTTTTACGCTATCCTGTATTCAGATTGCATATATTCACTCAATCCATCAATTAGATCAAATGTGGACGACCTAAGGAAAtttcgaaatgaagaatttgcacATATGCGACGGGGCCACCTCTCCAACGGAGATTTCCAAAATGTTATTACAAAGGTTAAAACTGCATTCCACGCACTCGGTCTCCCGACATTGAAAATCAATGAAGTtcaaaatcagacaaacttCTTAACAGAGGAGTTAGACGAGGTTTTAAGGAAGGTGGACGACTTGAAACAAGAAGTtaacaagaaggaaaaggaacttcTAGAAAAGGACATGGAAGTTcaacaaaaagaagaacagaGGCTTGCCTTAGAAGAGCAATTACATTCCGATGTCTTTCCATTTTGCATTCTCCCTCCCAAACCAAGCCACGACATCGCTCCTCGGGAATCTGAAGTTGGTGAAGTTTTACAAAACCTCCAAACACTAAAAGACTCCAATGATGGGTTGAGCATACTGTATTTGTCAGGAAATCCAGGAAGTGGAAAATCTCAGCTGGCCCGTTTAGCAGCCAGGCGATTTTACGACGAGGTCGAACAAATGCCTTCCGCGGCTTCATTTGTCATGACGTTGAATGCTGAAAACTCAGAAGCACTTTTGAAATCGTATGTCCTTTTCGCTCAACATTGCAAATGTCCCGggtatgaaataacaaacactTACCGCTCCAAGGATTTGAACACAGACGAGAAGATTTCATATTACAAGACCTTAATAAGTACAAAAATTGAGCATTACGCTTCATGGCTGTTGGTAGTTGATAATGTGACCAGCGAATCTCGTACAAGCGATTATTTGCCAGATGCAGACAGCGAGTTGTGGGCAAGGGGTCAGATGCTAAAAACAACACAAGAAACTGCGTCTATGCCGTTGTCAAGCTCTTCCATACGAAATATCTCACTCAGCGCTGGAATGCATCCTGATGATGCATGCTTTCTGCTGAACCTGCTCGCTGGAACCATGGATGTCAAGATTATAAAAGAAACTGCGAAAGTACTCGACTACCAGCCACTTGCCTTGGCAGGCGCAGCCACTTATGTAAGACAAGTTCGTCAGAATAAAGCAACCTCGAAGTTTGGCTGGACCgactatttgaagaaattggaaaTGGGGAAACGAAGTGCTACTGAAAACATTCTTGCTGAGACAAATCCAAGCTATTCAAAGTCCATGACCAAAGCCATTACACTCGCCGTCGAAAAGGTGATGGCAGATGACATAATTTGGCATCGCACGTTCCTTCTTCTCTCAATGTGTGCATCACAGCCGATCCTGCAAGACATTATTACCGAGTATATTAAAGCAATTGAGGACGATTTTGAAGATGAAGATATGATAAGAACAAGGATGAGTGGATGTTCACTGTTGCTAATTGAAGAAGAATCAACTGGTGTTTATATTCGAGTCCATGGTGTCGTTCTTGATGTTATTAAATCTGCGACAAAAGGTTTCGCAAAGGATCAAAGCTACAAAGTGGTGTATGGCGCGGTAAtgtctttctcaaaatttgaagagctaGAATCTATTGTTGTGGGAACAAGAATAGTTCCCCATCTTAAAACGTTGAgcttaaaaattgaagacatgtCACTCGGGAAAGGAATACCAGAAGCGACCGAAAGAGCCTTGTGTAATTTTCTGGATGGCCTTTGGAGCCTTGATTTCATGTGCCTAAACCATAGTGAGTTTAGAGCGGCGCTAGTCTATGGTAAATGGCTGttaaaaattcagatgaaacagctgggacctgagcatgttgatgttgcaaggtgttacaacaatctgggtaatttacacagtaatctgggcgacacagatgaagcaaaagactactataagcgtgcactggagattcagatgaaaaagctgggacctgagcatgttcatgttgcaagctcttacaacaatctgggtattttacacaaggctctgggcgacacagatgaagcaaaagactgctataagcgtgcactggagattcgtctgaaaaagctgggacctgaccatgttgatgttgcaagctcttacaacaatctgggtaatctacacagtgatctgggtgacgcagatgaagcaaaagactgccataagcgtgcactggagattcgtctgaaacagctgggacctgagcatgttgatgttgcaagctcttacaacaatctgggtactttacataaggctctgggcgacacagatgaagcaaaagactgctataagcgtgcactggagattcgtctgaaacagctgggacctgagcatgttgatgttgcaagctcttacaacaatctgggtattttacacaaggctctgggcgacacagatgaagcaaaagactgctataagcgtgcactggagattcagatgaaacagctgggacctgagcatgttcatgttgcaggctcttacaacaatctgggtactttacacaaggctctgggcgacacagatgaagcaaaagactactataagcgtgcactggagattcgtctgaaacagctgggacctgagcatgttgatgttgcaatgTCTTACTACAATCTGGGaaatttacacagtgatctgggtgacacagatgaagcaaaagactgctatatgcgtgcactggagattcgtctgaaaaagctgggacctgaccatgttgatgttgcaagctcttacaacaatctaGGTAttttacacaaggctctgggcgacacagatgaagcaaaagactgctataagcgtgcactggagattcgtctgaaaaagctgggacctgagcatgttgatgttgcaggctcttacaacaatctgggtactttacacaaggctctgggcgacacagatgaagcaaaagactactataagcgtgcactggagattcagatgaaacagctgggacctgagcatgttcatgttgcaatGTCTTACTACAATCTGGGaaatttacacagtgatctgggtgacacagatgaagcaaaagactgctatatgcgtgcactggagattcgtctgaaaaagctgggacctgaccatgttgatgttgcaagctcttacaacaatctgggtaatctACACAGTGATCTGGGTGACgtagatgaagcaaaagactgctataagcgtgcactggagattcgtctgaaacagctgggacctgagcatgttgatgttgcaagctcttacaacaatctgggtactttacacagtgatctgggcgacacagatgaagcaaaagactgctataagcgtgcactggagattcgtctgaaacagctgggacctgagcatgttgatgttgcaagctcttacaacaatctgggtactttgcataaggctctgggcgacacagatgaagcaaaagactgctataagcgtgcactggagattcgtctgaaacagctgggacctgagaatgttgatgttgcaagctcttacaacaatctgggtactttacataaggctctgggcgacacagatgaagcaaaagactgctataagcgtgcactggagattcgtctgaaacagctgggacctgagcatgttgatgttgcaagctcttacaacaatctgggtaatttacacatTGATCTGGGcaacacagatgaagcaaaagactgctataagcgtgcactggtaATTTATACCTCCAAGTATGGTCAAGAACATTCAAGGACACTAGAGGTCGGGAGGAAGTTATCTTGGCTaagacagaaaagaaagagagttgaTCCTTGTGCTGTTTTAGAAAAGAAACTCGTGGTAGTAGTTTAG